A part of Brassica rapa cultivar Chiifu-401-42 chromosome A05, CAAS_Brap_v3.01, whole genome shotgun sequence genomic DNA contains:
- the LOC103868291 gene encoding uncharacterized protein LOC103868291, protein MVLRSSISNTRKFFQKTIDNVKSFFSNNATYHKLPKTPNNIPINDHHHQNPNNIISSSSTSSIHKQLQPKSRDYATKNRVLIQPPRRGDRDETLFSKPKVELVLLKLQEMEAIMNADIINDEEHVLDVREFLDCYSRLRCAAYIDVVEKFFMEVYSDLFSPQPLEHN, encoded by the coding sequence ATGGTGCTTAGAAGCTCCATCTCCAACACAAGAAAATTCTTCCAAAAAACTATCGACAACGTCAAATCATTTTTCTCCAACAATGCTACCTATCACAAACTACCTAAAACACCTAATAACATTCCCATCAacgatcatcatcatcaaaaccCAAATAACATCATATCATCATCATCGACATCATCCATACATAAGCAGTTACAGCCTAAATCCAGAGACTATGCGACCAAAAACAGAGTTTTGATTCAACCACCGAGAAGAGGAGACAGAGATGAGACACTCTTTTCCAAACCAAAGGTTGAGCTTGTTCTCCTAAAGCTACAAGAGATGGAGGCGATAATGAATGCTGATATAATAAATGATGAGGAACATGTCTTAGATGTTCGGGAGTTCCTCGATTGCTACTCTCGTCTTCGTTGCGCTGCTTACATCGATGTGGTTGAGAAGTTTTTTATGGAGGTCTACTCTGATTTGTTTAGCCCTCAACCTCTCGAGCACAACTGA
- the LOC103868290 gene encoding uncharacterized protein LOC103868290 isoform X1 has product MRIYSLKTFYSNPKTKGRRQFQGFEISEMNSIQRFSLTRRLSSVESYLRHLCGGAFRVGVKDEGDWFYSQEWWDPHERGHTVSQSSSSRGNGLVSVVAHPSSLPSRESWAETEGWLDNRYMEIMGRDGEKFKILGYQWRSLRFNDDTRQSTVKVMAACRALQPSSIFYMQHPHCLAVPYLKSMVSVGLTSLAASKYDMTNAAIGKKQMRILCVGHGGGSLPLFLANHILGALVDIVEIDPVVISESVRAMGFPAFSVMTATGKRALPTPDIIDQVMWRGIHERLFLYESEAKEFVLNNQNNSYDIIFMDAYDGADIFPHSLWDSNSLFMKALSERLHHDHGTLVVNLHSDADISDLDRSNEGVTTGKYVRKVGKAYKKGLMENERNGLVFACEVPWLCNVSLVVSRGMSSDGRRRDQIKTSLMKTSLQVDKILRLPFSCLDYLKTGLAII; this is encoded by the exons ATGAGAATCTACAGTCTTAAAACTTTCTACAGTAACCCCAAAACAAAAGGCCGCCGACAATTCCAAGGGTTTGAGATTTCTGAGATGAACTCGATTCAACGTTTCTCGTTAACGCGGCGGTTGAGCAGCGTCGAGTCCTATCTACGGCATCTCTGCGGAGGAGCGTTCCGTGTAGGCGTGAAGGACGAAGGAGACTGGTTCTACTCGCAGGAATGGTGGGACCCTCACGAACGCGGTCACACCGTTTCACAATCTTCTTCGAGCAGAGGAAACGGTCTTGTTTCTGTCGTCGCCCACCCTTCTTCTCTTCCC AGTAGAGAATCATGGGCAGAAACTGAAGGATGGCTAGATAATAGGTATATGGAGATAATGGGAAGAGACGGTGAGAAGTTTAAGATACTTGGATATCAATGGAGATCACTTCGCTTCAACGATGATACTCGACAAAGCACTGTGAAAGTCATGGCTGCTTGTAGAGCATTGCAACCGAGTTCCATTTTCTACATGCAACACCCTCATTGCCTTGCTGTTCCAT ATTTGAAGAGCATGGTTTCAGTGGGATTGACGTCTCTAGCAGCTTCGAAATATGATATGACGAATGCAGCTATTGGGAAGAAACAAATGCGCATATTATGCGTTGGTCACGGTGGAGGAAGCTTACCGTTGTTTTTAGCTAATCACATTCTTG GTGCTCTTGTTGACATAGTTGAGATCGACCCAGTAGTTATTTCCGAGTCGGTTCGAGCAATGGGCTTCCCTGCATTCTCTGTCATGACAGCAACAGGGAAACGTGCGTTACCAACTCCTGACATTATTGACCAAGTGATGTGGCGAGGCATCCACGAGAGACTCTTCCTCTACGAGTCAGAGGCTAAGGAATTCGTTCtcaataaccaaaataattcTTATGACATTATCTTCATGGATGCTTATGATGGAGCAGACATTTTTCCACATAGTCTGTGGGATTCCAATTCTCTGTTCATGAAAGCTCTGAGCGAAAGACTTCACCATGACCATGGGACTCTGGTGGTGAACCTTCACTCTGATGCGGACATCTCAGATTTAGACAGATCAAATGAAGGTGTAACAACGGGAAAGTATGTTAGGAAAGTCGGTAAAGCCTATAAAAAGGGTTTAATGGAGAATGAGAGGAATGGATTGGTTTTTGCTTGTGAAGTTCCATGGCTATGTAATGTATCTCTGGTGGTGAGCAGAGGCATGAGTTCAGATGGAAGACGTAGAGACCAAATCAAGACCAGTCTTATGAAGACTTCCTTACAAGTGGACAAAATCCTTCGTCTTCCTTTCTCTTGCTTGGATTACCTGAAAACTGGTCTTGCTATCATATAA
- the LOC103868290 gene encoding uncharacterized protein LOC103868290 isoform X2, with translation MEIMGRDGEKFKILGYQWRSLRFNDDTRQSTVKVMAACRALQPSSIFYMQHPHCLAVPYLKSMVSVGLTSLAASKYDMTNAAIGKKQMRILCVGHGGGSLPLFLANHILGALVDIVEIDPVVISESVRAMGFPAFSVMTATGKRALPTPDIIDQVMWRGIHERLFLYESEAKEFVLNNQNNSYDIIFMDAYDGADIFPHSLWDSNSLFMKALSERLHHDHGTLVVNLHSDADISDLDRSNEGVTTGKYVRKVGKAYKKGLMENERNGLVFACEVPWLCNVSLVVSRGMSSDGRRRDQIKTSLMKTSLQVDKILRLPFSCLDYLKTGLAII, from the exons ATGGAGATAATGGGAAGAGACGGTGAGAAGTTTAAGATACTTGGATATCAATGGAGATCACTTCGCTTCAACGATGATACTCGACAAAGCACTGTGAAAGTCATGGCTGCTTGTAGAGCATTGCAACCGAGTTCCATTTTCTACATGCAACACCCTCATTGCCTTGCTGTTCCAT ATTTGAAGAGCATGGTTTCAGTGGGATTGACGTCTCTAGCAGCTTCGAAATATGATATGACGAATGCAGCTATTGGGAAGAAACAAATGCGCATATTATGCGTTGGTCACGGTGGAGGAAGCTTACCGTTGTTTTTAGCTAATCACATTCTTG GTGCTCTTGTTGACATAGTTGAGATCGACCCAGTAGTTATTTCCGAGTCGGTTCGAGCAATGGGCTTCCCTGCATTCTCTGTCATGACAGCAACAGGGAAACGTGCGTTACCAACTCCTGACATTATTGACCAAGTGATGTGGCGAGGCATCCACGAGAGACTCTTCCTCTACGAGTCAGAGGCTAAGGAATTCGTTCtcaataaccaaaataattcTTATGACATTATCTTCATGGATGCTTATGATGGAGCAGACATTTTTCCACATAGTCTGTGGGATTCCAATTCTCTGTTCATGAAAGCTCTGAGCGAAAGACTTCACCATGACCATGGGACTCTGGTGGTGAACCTTCACTCTGATGCGGACATCTCAGATTTAGACAGATCAAATGAAGGTGTAACAACGGGAAAGTATGTTAGGAAAGTCGGTAAAGCCTATAAAAAGGGTTTAATGGAGAATGAGAGGAATGGATTGGTTTTTGCTTGTGAAGTTCCATGGCTATGTAATGTATCTCTGGTGGTGAGCAGAGGCATGAGTTCAGATGGAAGACGTAGAGACCAAATCAAGACCAGTCTTATGAAGACTTCCTTACAAGTGGACAAAATCCTTCGTCTTCCTTTCTCTTGCTTGGATTACCTGAAAACTGGTCTTGCTATCATATAA